The Pagrus major chromosome 17, Pma_NU_1.0 genome includes a region encoding these proteins:
- the LOC141012055 gene encoding ectonucleoside triphosphate diphosphohydrolase 3-like, translating to MAVLRNGGRPPWVVIVEQQLFFFIPSSEPHHSCSKLGSTDELFKEMAGRQIGYKCRIAGVVLLLLASIAALVAVAVIQDTWRSKEYSLEYGIVIDSGSSRSTVYLYEWPGEKQNETGVVTEIKNCRVAGDGISEMKVDPEKDAASWKAFQVCMDGIINAIPAEKQNATPLYLGATAGMRLLHEQDEKRSNDVMASLREYLSSLPVDFKSASIISGQEEGLYGWVTVNYLMGNLIEKNMWNTYIRPDGERTVGSMDLGGASTQIAFAITDNLTGPDYMPIKLYGYPYNVYTHSFLCYGNNEAEKRILDKVVQESSNPDYIINPCFPEGYNTTIKASTIYDTECTKKPKGYNPDQEFFMVGVADSDRCLSMVKSIFDFETCSSSQCSFNGVEQPPVTGDFMAYAGFFFTARALLKNGTKDSDDFSSDFDKFNASVRQFCNSHWKVLKEEKTWISDRFLKRYCYSGHYMFSLLADGYKFDKDTFKNINFAKQVKSTSIGWSLGFMLSMSNMIPSEAKEVLPMTNPVFAGLIFLFSALTVVTVVIVFIFLIRSCF from the exons atggcggtccttcggaaTGGGGGTCGCCCCCCGTGGGTGGTGAtagtcgaacagcaa ctgtttttcttcatcCCTTCTTCAGAGCCACATCACTCCTGCTCCAAACTTGGCTCTACAGACGAGCTCTTCAAG GAAATGGCCGGACGGCAAATAGGCTACAAGTGTCGCATAGCAGGAGTGGTGCTACTCCTCTTAGCCAGTATTGCTGCccttgttgctgttgctgtcaTCCAGGACACCTGGAGGTCCAAGGAGTACAGCTTAGAg tatGGCATAGTGATAGACTCAGGTTCGTCTCGTTCCACCGTGTACCTGTACGAGTGGCCAGGGGAGAAGCAGAATGAAACAGGAGTGGTAACTGAGATAAAGAACTGTAGAGTTGCTG GCGATGGTATCTCAGAGATGAAAGTTGACCCAGAGAAAGATGCAGCATCGTGGAAAGCGTTCCAAGTCTGCATGGACGGCATCATCAATGCCATTCCTGCTGAAAAACAGAATGCCACACCTCTCTATCTGGGAGCTACTGCTGGAATGAGACTGCTACA TGAGCAGGATGAGAAGAGGTCCAATGACGTCATGGCAAGTCTTCGAGAATACCTGAGTTCTTTGCCTGTTGACTTCAAAAGTGCTTCTATCATCAGTGGTCAAGAGGAAGGGCTGTATGGGTGGGTCACTGTCAACTACCTCATGGGAAACTTAATCGAG AAAAACATGTGGAACACCTATATACGCCCAGATGGGGAAAGGACTGTTGGATCCATGGACCTTGGTGGGGCATCAACACAGATTGCCTTTGCAATCACGGATAATCTCACGGGCCCTGACTACATGCCTATCAAACTGTACGGTTATCCTTAcaatgtgtacacacacagtttcctCTGCTATGGCAACAATGAGGCAGAGAAGAGGATTCTGGACAAAGTAGTCCAG GAATCATCGAACCCAGACTACATTATTAACCCCTGCTTCCCTGAAGGTTATAACACCACCATAAAGGCCTCGACCATTTATGACACAGAATGCACAAAGAAACCGAAAGGCTACAACCCAGATCAGGAATTCTTCATGGTTGGAGTCGCTGACTCAGACAGGTGTTTAAGTATGGTGAAGTCCATATTTGATTTCGAGACTTGCTCCTCATCTCAGTGTTCCTTCAACGGAGTCGAGCAGCCACCCGTCACTGGAGATTTTATG GCATATGCAGGATTCTTCTTCACTGCTAGGGCGCTGCTGAAGAACGGCACAAAAGATTCTGATGACTTCAGTTCAGATTTTGATAAATTCAACGCCTCAGTCAGGCAATTCTGCAACTCACACTGGAAAGTG CTGAAGGAAGAAAAGACATGGATCTCTGACAGGTTTCTTAAGCGTTACTGCTATTCAGGTCACTATATGTTCAGTTTGCTGGCAGATGGATACAAGTTTGACAAAGacacctttaaaaacatcaacttcGCAAAACAG GTAAAGTCAACCAGCATAGGTTGGAGTTTGGGCTTCATGCTGAGTATGTCCAACATGATCCCATCTGAAGCTAAAGAAGTCCTCCCCATGACAAATCCTGTCTTTGCCGGCCTTATCTTTCTATTTTCAGCACTAACCGTTGTGACTGTTGTCATAGTTTTCATCTTCCTCATTCGCTCCTGCTTCTGA